CTGCGCGCGTGTTTTATTTGCCGGACCCGATAATACCAAGATCAAGTCGCCAGGTTTAGCGCCTGTGGCTTCTGCCCATTTCAATAAGTCTGCTTGATCGTAGAATTTATCAACGGAAGATTTTATGCTGCCATCTGCTTCATATTTTGCATAGACCATTCCTGATGCACCAACTTGAGGGCGTTTTACCCAGTCGATTAGCTCATCAATCTGTTTTCTAGTATAAGAAGCTGCTTCTGGAACAGCAATACCAACGACAAGTTCGGCATTGTTGAAAATAGCAAACTCTTTATGCTGCGCAACGGCGTTCAACTCACCGAACTTCATTCCAAAACGGATATCCGGTTTGTCATTTCCGTAAGTGCGCATCGCTTCGTCAAATGTCATTCTAGGGAATTGATCCAACTTGATACCGTGGATTGTTTTCAATAGGTGACGAGTCATGCCTTCGAAGATATTCAAGATGTCTTCTTGCTCTACAAATGACATCTCACAGTCAATCTGTGTAAACTCCGGCTGTCTGTCAGCGCGTAAATCCTCGTCGCGGAAACACTTAACGATTTGGAAATACTTGTCCATACCACCCACCATTAATAACTGTTTGAACGTTTGTGGAGATTGTGGTAATGCATAGAACTGACCAGGGTTCATACGTGAAGGTACGATAAAGTCACGCGCCCCTTCTGGAGTAGACTTAATTAAATAAGGAGTCTCCACCTCACAGAAGTCAAGGTTCGATAAATAGTTTCTAACCTCCTGCGTTACTTTATGACGGAAAAGTAAGCTGTTCTTAACCGGATTTCTACGAATATCCAAATAACGATATTTCATACGGATATCATCACCACCGTCCGTTTCATCCTCAATAGTGAATGGAGGTAGCTTCGATTCGTTTAGAATCTCCAAGTTGCTCACTTTAATTTCAATCTCTCCCGTAGGGATTTTACTGTTCTTACTTGAGCGCTCAATAACAGTTCCTGTCGCTTTGATTACAAACTCTCTCCCTAACTCACGTGCGCGGCTACGAAGGGACTCGTCATCATCACTGTTAAAGGTTAATTGTGTAATACCATATCGATCACGAACGTCAATGAAGGTCATCCCTCCTAAGTCGCGTGATTTCTGAACCCAACCACTTAAGGTTACGGTTTTTCCAATATCTTCAATTCTTAGTTCGCCACAAGTATGTGTTCTGTGCATGATTTACTGTCTTTATTATAGAAGGACAAAATTATCGGATTTATATTAAAATAAAGAATTGGATTTTATGTAGACGGAAGGGGGGCTTTTTTGGTTTTGAAAAAGGGGGATGTTTCTGAACATTTGGAATAAACAAGAAAGGAAAATTTGTCTTTGAACGTTTGGTATAAACAACAAATGAAAGTTTGTCTATGAACCAAGAAAGAAAGGATTTAAGGATTGGCAGGATCGTTTTGAACAGGATAGGCAGGATGCAAGGGTGGGCAGGATTGTTTTGTTTTGGACGTTTGGTTTCGAAGGGGCCTTTTGTTTTGAACCTTTGGTTTAAACAGAGAGTAATTGATGAATAAATACTTAATAGAAGATATAAGGTATTACCTAACGGAAGCGTTAGGATGAATAAGGCAGGTTGAACATTATTTTGAAGTAGTCGTTAAGGACTTTTCCTGGTATCTGTGCCTACCTTATTCATTGCCTAAGGCCAAACTAGAATAGTTTTATTATCAAAGGTACTTCAAAGGTACTAGGTAACGGGCAATTTTTCAATCATTTACATTAAAAAGTTTAGATCATGAAAAAAGATCGTATTACCTTAGGTGTCGACGTTTCTAAGAAGACATTGGACATCTGCCATTGGGGCACACATGATTTCATTAAGATCGAGAACAACAGTTCGGGATTTAAGCAATTGGCAAAGTGGATGCGAGGGAAAGGTTTTGTATCAAGCCAAGTCTTCTTTATCATGGAATATACTGGTGGATATGAATATAGATTCCTGCAGTATTGCGAGTCAAAAGGTCTTTCGTATACACGCAAATCTGGTCTAGAGATCAAGAAGTCGATGGGCATGGTCCGTGGCAAGAGCGATAAGCAAGACTCCTTTAGGATTGCCCAGTATGGGGAAGAAAAGGCTTATATGCTCGAACCAAGCGGTAAATTGAATTCTACAATATTTGATCTTAAGCAGCTGATCTCCTTTCGTAAACGTCTAGTGAGAGAGATGGCCGGTTACAAAGCGAGCAGCTCTGAGCGCAAGGCGATGTACGGGAAAGACGCAGGGAAGGTGATCCTGAAGGTCAGTAAAACAATGATAGATGTTTATAAGAAAGAGATCTACAGAGTAGAACGAGAAATCTTACAGCTCATCGAAAGCGATGAATCGCTCAACAGGAACTATCAGATCCTCAAAAGCGTCAAAGGGATAGGCCCGGTCAATGCCTGGATGACGATCGTTTATACGGAGAATTTCAAGGCTTTTACCGGTCCCCGAAAATACGCTGTCTATGCCGGTGTGATACCATTTGAGCACACTTCCGGGACCAGTATTCGCGGTCGAAAGCGAGTCTCGCATATGGCCAACAAGGCCATAAAGCAGGAGTTGAACCAAGCGGCAAAGATTGCCATTACACATGACAAGACGCTCCGAGAATATGCGCAACGGAAGCTCACAACCAAAGCTTACCCGTTGGTCTTGAACAATGTGAAATTCAAGCTGATTTTGATCATGTTTTCCTTGATCGGACGACAGGAGATGTATCGGGAAGATTATCATTATGCAGCGTGATAGAAAAAATATTAAAGAAAATTTGCATATGTCAAAAACCTAGAATACCAGGAAAGGAAGGATTCAAGGATGGACAGGATCATGTATAGTGTTGGATGATGGTCTAGGCTTCGTGCGTTAAAGGAGACGTTTAGTGAAACGTCTCTACGCATTGGCGTCCAATTGGCTTCTATACAATTTTGTAATATATAGGCGGTATTCATAACGAACCGCGTAGAGACGTTTCACTAAACGTCTCCTAGATAATATGCTGTCCATTCCTTCATCGGACGCTATACCCGATCCTGTCCATCCTTGCATCCTTCCTTTCCTGGTTCAGAAATAGTTGTTAGTACTTAGTATAAAGACCTATGGCGTAATATCCCGCTCATCCTTACATCCTTTCTTTCCTGGTTCAGAAAAAGTATTTAGTAGTTAGTACTTAGTATAAAGACCGATGGCGTGATATCCTGTCCATCCTTGCATCCTTCCTTTCCTGGTTCAAAGACAATGTCTTAAATCTAACATCTAATCTCTATAGCCGCCATAGGTCTAACTACTAAATACTAAATACTAACTACTCCCCATTCAAACCCCAATTAAACCCGCTCCAGAGCGGGTTTGATTGGGGTTAATATTGGGTTTAGAATGGCTTTGACTTGAGCTTGTTTTATCTTCTCCCACTTTCAGCCACTTTGTTCCTATTTTTCTAATTTTTTATGGAAAACCTTCCATTATTCCTTCCTTAGTCGATGGTTTTCAATCGATTTGATACATTTTTTAATTTATTGTAATTCAATATAATCCTTTGATTTTGTTGCGCTAGAGGCTGTTTTTGTAGTCGTATTATGATGTGGAAAACTTTTTTGTGGGGGATTGTGGGAGATTGTGGGGGAAAGTGTCTACTTTTACATTAAAATTAGTGTAGACGTATACTGAATGAATCAATTAATCGGAGAATTCGAATGTAAGCTAGACACCAAAGGAAGAATGGTGGTTCCAGCTTCGCTTAAACGGCAGCTGCCGGAAGCGGAGAGGGAAGGGCTTGTCGTGAACCGAGGTTTTGAGAAGAATTTGGTGATTTACACGAGGGAGGAATGGAATAAGAAGATGGCGCAGCTGGCGAAGCTGAACCAATATAATGCGAAGAACAGAAACTTCATTCGTCAATTTATGCGTGGTGCAACGGAATTGTCTTTGGACTCTGCGGGCCGTGTGTTATTGCCGAAGGGTTTGTTAGAGTACGCAGGTATTCAAGCGGATGTTGTTCTAGCATGTCAGTTTGATAAGATTGAAGTGTGGTCGAAAGCAGAATACGATGCGATTATGGATGCGGATATGGGCGATGATTTTGCTGCACTAGCGGAAGACGTTATGGGTGGATTTGATTTCGGAGGGATGGAGAATGAGTAACGAAATCGGCTACCACGTACCAGTGATGCTCCAGGAGTGTATTGATGCACTTGCTATAAAGCCAGACGGGATTTATGTAGATGTGACCTTCGGTGGAGGTGGACACTCAAAAGAAATATTGAAACACTTAGGGCCAAAGGGTCGTTTGATCGCATTTGATCAGGATCCGGATGCTGTTAAGAATGCTTTGGATGATCCTCGTTTCACGTTGATCCATCAAAACTTTAGGTTCTTAAAAAATTATTTGCGTTTAGAGGGAATTCGTGCCGTTGATGGCATCTTAGCCGATTTAGGCGTTTCCTCACATCAGTTCGATGATGCTGACCGCGGTTTCTCGATTCGCTTTGATGCGGATTTGGATATGCGGATGGATCAGGTTTCGGACTTAGATGCGCGCAAGGTATTGAGTACCTACGCTGAAGAGGATTTGCATCGCATCTTCGGGATGTATGGTGAAATCATCAATGCGAAGACTTTAGCAAAAACAATCGTTACTGCTCGTTTAAATCAAGAGATCAATACGGTTGCTGAACTAAAAGAGGTGATCAAGAAATTAGTTCCGAAAGGTAAAGAACATAAATACCATGCGCAGGTATTTCAGGCTTTACGTATCGAAGTAAATAAAGAGTTAGAAGCCCTACAGGAGTTTTTGGAACAGACGGTTGGGGTTTTGAAAGAGTCCGGACGATTGGTGGTGATGTCTTACCATTCTTTAGAAGATAGATTGGTTAAGAATTTCATGGCGAAGGGTAAGTTCAAAGGAGAGGTGGAGAAGGATTTTTTCGGGAATGAGATCAAACCATTTAAAGTAATCAGCCGGAAGGCTATTGTGGCGAATGAAGAAGAGTTGGCGAGAAACAACAGAGCGCGCAGTGCGAAATTGCGTATAGCAGAAAAGGTGTAATTGAAGCAAAGACTAGCGAATGGCGAGGAATACGATAAAAAATAAAGAGCTAAGCGAGGAAGTGCAAGAGGAGATGTCTGATGCTTTGGAAGAAAAGGTGGAAGAGACGGAAGATTTCCTGAAGTCCATTTTCTCCCAAAAGAAGCTCTCTACTTATCTCGTTGCCAAGAACCTACCGTTCGTGGCTTTTTTGGCCTTGTTGGGTTTGCTTTACATTTCAAACCGACACCTTGCGGAGAATACGGTTCGTCGAATCGACCGCCTAGGGAAAGAGGTGAAAGAGTTGAGTTGGGATTATAAATCGTTGAATGCCGAGTTGATGAAATTAACGACGCAGACAGAAATAGCGAAACGTGCGGATACATTAGGTCTGAAGGAAAGAACCGAACCGCCGATCAAATTGCAAGTAGTAAAAGAAGTTAAACAGTAAATACAAGAACCATTACATGAATATTAGGAAATCCATATTGATTAGGGTGTACCTGGCGTTCGGGCTAATGGTATTTGGTGCCCTATTGGTTTTCGGGAAGCTCTTGCATTTACAGTATGTGGACGGTGACCGTTGGAGAGCGATCGCTGATAGTTTGACAATTCGCGAGCGTGTTGTTGAAGCTGCACGTGGAAACATCTATTCAAACGATGGTAGCTTATTAGCAACCTCGGTGCCTGAGTACGACATTCGTTTTGATGCGATGGCGATTCCTGCTGAAGAGAACGATGTTTTTAACGCTCGTGTAGACTCCTTGGCAATTCAACTATCAAAATTCTTCGGTGATAAATCGTCCAGACAATATTTGGGACAATTGAAAGAAGCGCGCGCCAAGAAACAGCGCTATTTGTTGATCAAGCGTGCGGTCTCGCATCAACAGTTAAAAGCATTAAAGCAATTTCCTTTATTAAAAGGGTTCAAAGAAAATAAGAAACGCTACTCAAGTAGCTTAATAGCAGTGCGCGAGAATAAGCGCATTTTGCCGTTTACTAATCTTGCGGCTCGTACCATAGGTTACAAAAATACCAAAGGCGACACCGTTCGTGTCGGCTTAGAGGGTGCTTATGGCGATTATATCGAAGGGCGCAGCGGTGTACAATTAATGCAGCGTATCGCAGGCGGTGTCTGGATTCCGGTGAATAGAGAGATGGAAGTTGCTCCGACGGATGGTTCAGATATTATCGCAACCATCGATGTCAATATGCAGGACATGGCGCAACGTGCATTGGAGAAGCAATTGATCCAAAGTAACGCTGATAACGGTTGTGTGATCCTTATGGAAGTGAATACAGGTGAGGTTCGCGCGATTGCGAATTTCACACGTGATACCGAAGGCGTTTATAGAGAGAAATTTAATTATGCAATTGCGCAGGGTGCGGATCCAGGTTCGACTTTTAAGATTGCATCTTATTTGGTGGCGTTGGATGATGGCGTGATCGACACGAATACTATTGTAGATATTGGCAACGGTACGTATAAAGTGCCGAGCCATACGATTCGCGATTCGCATCCGCCGAAGAAATCTAAAGTTACCGCAAAAGAAGCATTCGAAGAGTCTTCGAATGTGGGTGTTGCCAAGTTGATCAATCAGCATTATGGTAGCAACCCTGCAAAATATACAGGTAAGCTGCATAAATGGGGCTTGAACGATCCACTAGGTTTGCAGATTCCAGGAGAAGGTAAGCCTTGGGTTAAGATGCCGGATAGCCGCTCATGGAGCAAATTGTCTTTAGTGCAGATGGCTTACGGCTACGAATTGAAATTGACTCCGTTACAGACACTGACGTTGGTGAATGGCGTAGCGAACAATGGGCGTTTATTGGCTCCCTTATTCGTTAAAGAAATCCAGCATTTAGGAAATACCGTGCAAAAGTTTGATGCACGCGTCATTAATAAACAAATGGCATCGGAAGATGCTATCCGCAAGATGCAGAAGATGATGGAAGGTGTAATGGTGGAGGGAACAGGAAAGCGCTTGCGTAGTCCGTTGTACAGTTCAGCGGGTAAAACCGGTACTGCGCAGATGGCGGACGGCTCAAGGGGATATGGCGCTCGTCGTTATCAATCATCTTTCGTTGGTTACTTCCCTGCGGAGAATCCGAAGTATTCGATGATCGTCGTGATCCGTAACCCAAGAAATGGTTATTACGGTGGGTCAGTTGCCGGTCCGGTATTTCGTGAGTTAGCAGACATGGTTTATGCGAATGACCTGTCTTTACATAGCACATTAGACAAGCGTCAGGTAAATTTTAAAGGAGCGAAAGTTCCATATACATTGAGAGGTTCGAAAGATGCCACAGCAAAGGTTTATCAGATGTTGGGTATTCAGTCCGTGAACTGGAATGCGATAGTTCAATCGGATTCAGGAGCGAACAGCACCAACGCTTTGCCATTTACGAGCGCAGAGTTTAAAGAAGGGGTTGTTCCGGATGTAAAAGGTATGGGCTTAGTGGATGCCATCTTTGCGATGGAGAATGCAGGCTTCAAGACCACTGTACGTGGAAAAGGAAAAGTTTTTAATCAGTCATTAGCTGCCGGACAGCGTTTGAAGTCGGGTACTAAGGTGTTAATTGAATTACACTAATATGTTGTTAAAAGAATTGTTACATGCTATCCCGGTAAAGGATTACCAAGGCACTCTCGATGCAGAGGTGACTTCGGTATGTCTGGACTCTAGAAAAGCACAGGCAGGTTCTGCCTTTGTAGCGGTTCGTGGGCATCAAACGGATGGTCATTTGTTTATCGCAAAGGCTGTCGAGTTAGGTGCAAGCGTGGTGTTATTGGAAGAATATCCTGCTGAAATTTCAGAGGGAGTAACCTATATATTGGTTGATGATTCTTCATTTGCGCTAGGTGTTTTTGCAGCGAATTTTTATGGTAATCCATCCAAAGATTTAAAATTAGTAGGGGTTACAGGCACTAATGGTAAGACGACGGTGGCGACATTGTTATTCAATCTTTTCACGAAGTTGGGCTACCATGTTGGATTGTTATCAACGGTTCAAAATCAGATCGGCGATCGCATTGTTCCTGCTACACATACGACACCAGATCCGATTTCTTTGAACGCATTATTGCGTGAGATGTTGGATGATGGTTGCGACTATTGTTTCATGGAAGTGAGCTCGCATGCCGTTGTTCAGCAACGCATTGCTGGATTACGCTTTGCGGGTGGGATTTTCACGAATATCACACATGACCACTTAGATTTTCACGGCACTTTTGCCAACTATATCAAGGCAAAGAAGAAGTTCTTTGACGATTTAGATCGCTACGCTTTCGCATTGACGAATATCGATGATAAGAACGGTGTAGTGATGCTTCAAAATACATTTGCGCATCGTAAGACTTATGGTCTGCATCAGATGGCTGATTTCAAGGCTAAGATTTTGGAAAGCCATTTAGATGGGATGTTGCTGCAGATTGATAGTCAAGAGCTATGGGTTAAGTTGGTTGGGCATTTCAATGCCTACAATTTATTAGCGGTATATGGCGCTGCCATTTTATTGGAGCAGGAAACCATGAAGGTTCTGACTGCTTTGAGCGAGATTTCGGGTGCAGAGGGACGATTTGAAACGGTACGTTCGAACAATGGGATTGTTGCTATCGTGGATTATGCCCATACGCCGGATGCAGTTGAGAATGTGCTGGAAACGATTCTTGATTTAAGAAAGCAAGGTCAACAGGTATTAACGGTATTAGGCTGTGGTGGTGACCGTGATAAAACAAAGCGCCCGGAGATGGCGGAAGTTGCCGCTCGATTGAGCGACAAGGTGATATTGACGTCGGATAATCCGCGTTCAGAAGATCCGGTACAGATCATCAGAGATATGGAAGCTGGCTTGCCGGCGGAGAAGAAGAAGAACGTATTCTCGATTACCGATCGTAGAGAAGCGATTCGTGCGGCGGTTCACTTAGCACAACCGGGAGATGTTATCCTTGTTGCAGGCAAAGGGCACGAGAAGTATCAAGAGATCAAGGGCGTGAAGAATCACTTCGACGATCGTGAGGAATTAGAAAATATATTTAACGAGATCAATTAGAGAGGATGTTATATTATTTATTTACTTGGCTTAATGAACATGTTCATATCCCGGGAGCTGGATTGTTCCAGTATATCTCATTCCGGACGGCCATGGCAGTTATTGTTTCGTTAATTATCACGACGGTATTCGGTAGTCGTTTGATTCGTTTGCTTCATCAGAAGCAAGTAGGCGAAACGATTCGTGATTTAGGTTTGGAGGGCGAGAAGAAGAAGCAAGGAACACCGACGATGGGTGGATTGATCATTATCGCAGGTATCCTTATCCCAACCTTACTGTTCGCGAAGCTAGATAATATCTATGTCATCTTAATGATCATCACGACGGTATGGATGGGGGCGATTGGATTCTTGGATGATTATATCAAAGTATTCCGTAAGAATAAAGAAGGATTAGCGGGACGTTTTAAAGTAATCGGTCAGATTGGTCTTGGGGTTTTGATTGCGATCACCATGTATTTCCATCCGGATATCGTGGTTCGTCAGCAAGTGACCAACCCGACTTCTTCGAAACCGGTGGAGGTGGTTATCAACCCATCAACTGGCGAAAAGATTTATGCGGAGAATGTGAAGTCGACCAAGACGAATATTCCATTTTATAAGAATAATGAGTTTGACTATGCGAAAGTCTTAGACTTTTTGGGTGTGAATAACCCTTGGGCGACTTTCATGGTTTTCTTAGTTGTGGTCGTATTTATTGTTACGGCGGTTTCGAATGGGGCCAATATAACGGATGGGATAGACGGGCTAGCCACGGGGACCTCGGCAATTATGGGGATTACTCTGGCGATTTTAGCCTATGTATCGGGTAACATTATTTTCTCGGACTATTTGAACATCATGTACATTCCGAACTCGAGTGAGTTGGTAATTTTTGCCGGTGCCTTTATCGGTGCATGTACAGGTTTCCTTTGGTACAATGCTTATCCTGCTCAGGTTTTCATGGGCGATACAGGAAGTTTGGCCATCGGCGGTATCATTGCTGCTTTTGCGATCCTGATCCGTAAGGAGCTTTTGATTCCGGTATTATGTGGGGTCTTCCTGATTGAGAATCTATCGGTAATTCTTCAGGTGTCCTATTTCAAGTTCACGAAGAAGAAATATGGTGAGGGTAGACGTATCTTTTTGATGTCCCCATTACATCACCACTACCAGAAGAAAGGATATCATGAATCGAAGATCGTGACGCGTTTCGTCATTCTGTCGATTATCCTCGCGATTTTGACCATAGTTACATTGAAAGTTAGATAAAATAAGAAGATGTCAAATATAGCACATACCTATTATCCACAATCTGGCCGCCTGGTTATCCTAGGTGCGGGCGAGAGTGGCGTAGGTGCTGCAATTTTAGGTAAGGATAAGGGCTTTGATGTATTTGTTTCCGATATGGGGCAGATCGCCGATTCTTATAAGCAAACCTTGGAAAAAGAGCAGATTTCTTTTGAAGAGGGCAAGCACAGTGAGGAATTGATATTGAATGCTGATTTAGTGGTGAAGAGCCCGGGTATTCCGGAGAAGGCTCCATTAATCAAGCAGCTACGTTCTTTAAATAAACCATTGATCTCAGAGATTGAGTTTGCCGCTCAATACACCGATGCGAAATTGTACTGCATTACAGGATCCAATGGCAAGACGACAACCACCATGCTAACCTATAGCTTGTTGAAAGAGGGTGGGGTGGATGTTGGTCTGGCAGGGAATATCGGTAACAGTTTCGCTTTGCAGGTAGCTCGTGATCCGCATGCATGTTATGTATTGGAGATTTCCAGCTTTATGTTGGATGATATGTATCATTTCCGTGCAGACGTTGCTGTCATCTTAAATATTACGCCCGATCATTTAGATCGTTACGAATATAAAATGGAGAATTATGTGGCTTCGAAATTCAGAATGCTGCAGAACCAACGCGAGACGGATTACTTCATTTACTGTTTAGATGATCCGGAAACAGTAGCGGCATTGGATAAGCATCCGACAAAGGCTATTCATTTGCCATTTACACAGGAGCAAGCATTAACACAGGGGGCTTTTGTTGATGCAGACAACACTTTGAACATTTTAGTACCTAATAGAGAAGTTTTTACCATGAATATTGAAGAATTATCGTTACAGGGCAAGCACAATGTTTACAATAACAGTGCGGCGGGATTGATTGCAAAAGTTCAAGAATTGCGCAATCAGTCGATGAAGGAGAGTATGGGATCCTTTGTAAATATTGAACACAGACTTGAGCATGTAGCTAGCGTTGGTGGCGTGAATTATATCAATGATTCAAAGGCAACAAACGTGAACTCGGTATGGTATGCGTTGGAGAGTTTCTCTACGGATATCGTATTGATCATGGGGGGTGTGGATAAAGGCAATGATTACGACATGTTGCGTGATCTTGTGAAGTCTAAGGTAAAGGCTATTATCTGTATTGGTAAAGATACGGGCCGCATTCATGAGGCTTTTGAGGATGACACAGAAGTGATC
The DNA window shown above is from Sphingobacterium hotanense and carries:
- the aspS gene encoding aspartate--tRNA ligase, coding for MHRTHTCGELRIEDIGKTVTLSGWVQKSRDLGGMTFIDVRDRYGITQLTFNSDDDESLRSRARELGREFVIKATGTVIERSSKNSKIPTGEIEIKVSNLEILNESKLPPFTIEDETDGGDDIRMKYRYLDIRRNPVKNSLLFRHKVTQEVRNYLSNLDFCEVETPYLIKSTPEGARDFIVPSRMNPGQFYALPQSPQTFKQLLMVGGMDKYFQIVKCFRDEDLRADRQPEFTQIDCEMSFVEQEDILNIFEGMTRHLLKTIHGIKLDQFPRMTFDEAMRTYGNDKPDIRFGMKFGELNAVAQHKEFAIFNNAELVVGIAVPEAASYTRKQIDELIDWVKRPQVGASGMVYAKYEADGSIKSSVDKFYDQADLLKWAEATGAKPGDLILVLSGPANKTRAQLSALRMELGNRLGLRKPDEFAPLWVIDFPLLEWDEESGRYHAMHHPFTSPKLEDMPLLDTDPGKVRANAYDLVLNGNEIGGGSIRIHDKEMQALMFKHLGFTEEQAQDQFGFLMNAFQYGAPPHGGLAFGLDRLTAILGGQETIRDFIAFPKNNSGRDVMIDAPATIALEQLDELNIALKPLTK
- a CDS encoding transposase, encoding MKKDRITLGVDVSKKTLDICHWGTHDFIKIENNSSGFKQLAKWMRGKGFVSSQVFFIMEYTGGYEYRFLQYCESKGLSYTRKSGLEIKKSMGMVRGKSDKQDSFRIAQYGEEKAYMLEPSGKLNSTIFDLKQLISFRKRLVREMAGYKASSSERKAMYGKDAGKVILKVSKTMIDVYKKEIYRVEREILQLIESDESLNRNYQILKSVKGIGPVNAWMTIVYTENFKAFTGPRKYAVYAGVIPFEHTSGTSIRGRKRVSHMANKAIKQELNQAAKIAITHDKTLREYAQRKLTTKAYPLVLNNVKFKLILIMFSLIGRQEMYREDYHYAA
- the mraZ gene encoding division/cell wall cluster transcriptional repressor MraZ — protein: MNQLIGEFECKLDTKGRMVVPASLKRQLPEAEREGLVVNRGFEKNLVIYTREEWNKKMAQLAKLNQYNAKNRNFIRQFMRGATELSLDSAGRVLLPKGLLEYAGIQADVVLACQFDKIEVWSKAEYDAIMDADMGDDFAALAEDVMGGFDFGGMENE
- the rsmH gene encoding 16S rRNA (cytosine(1402)-N(4))-methyltransferase RsmH, whose protein sequence is MSNEIGYHVPVMLQECIDALAIKPDGIYVDVTFGGGGHSKEILKHLGPKGRLIAFDQDPDAVKNALDDPRFTLIHQNFRFLKNYLRLEGIRAVDGILADLGVSSHQFDDADRGFSIRFDADLDMRMDQVSDLDARKVLSTYAEEDLHRIFGMYGEIINAKTLAKTIVTARLNQEINTVAELKEVIKKLVPKGKEHKYHAQVFQALRIEVNKELEALQEFLEQTVGVLKESGRLVVMSYHSLEDRLVKNFMAKGKFKGEVEKDFFGNEIKPFKVISRKAIVANEEELARNNRARSAKLRIAEKV
- a CDS encoding FtsL-like putative cell division protein, whose amino-acid sequence is MARNTIKNKELSEEVQEEMSDALEEKVEETEDFLKSIFSQKKLSTYLVAKNLPFVAFLALLGLLYISNRHLAENTVRRIDRLGKEVKELSWDYKSLNAELMKLTTQTEIAKRADTLGLKERTEPPIKLQVVKEVKQ
- a CDS encoding penicillin-binding protein, whose protein sequence is MNIRKSILIRVYLAFGLMVFGALLVFGKLLHLQYVDGDRWRAIADSLTIRERVVEAARGNIYSNDGSLLATSVPEYDIRFDAMAIPAEENDVFNARVDSLAIQLSKFFGDKSSRQYLGQLKEARAKKQRYLLIKRAVSHQQLKALKQFPLLKGFKENKKRYSSSLIAVRENKRILPFTNLAARTIGYKNTKGDTVRVGLEGAYGDYIEGRSGVQLMQRIAGGVWIPVNREMEVAPTDGSDIIATIDVNMQDMAQRALEKQLIQSNADNGCVILMEVNTGEVRAIANFTRDTEGVYREKFNYAIAQGADPGSTFKIASYLVALDDGVIDTNTIVDIGNGTYKVPSHTIRDSHPPKKSKVTAKEAFEESSNVGVAKLINQHYGSNPAKYTGKLHKWGLNDPLGLQIPGEGKPWVKMPDSRSWSKLSLVQMAYGYELKLTPLQTLTLVNGVANNGRLLAPLFVKEIQHLGNTVQKFDARVINKQMASEDAIRKMQKMMEGVMVEGTGKRLRSPLYSSAGKTGTAQMADGSRGYGARRYQSSFVGYFPAENPKYSMIVVIRNPRNGYYGGSVAGPVFRELADMVYANDLSLHSTLDKRQVNFKGAKVPYTLRGSKDATAKVYQMLGIQSVNWNAIVQSDSGANSTNALPFTSAEFKEGVVPDVKGMGLVDAIFAMENAGFKTTVRGKGKVFNQSLAAGQRLKSGTKVLIELH
- a CDS encoding UDP-N-acetylmuramoyl-L-alanyl-D-glutamate--2,6-diaminopimelate ligase; the protein is MLLKELLHAIPVKDYQGTLDAEVTSVCLDSRKAQAGSAFVAVRGHQTDGHLFIAKAVELGASVVLLEEYPAEISEGVTYILVDDSSFALGVFAANFYGNPSKDLKLVGVTGTNGKTTVATLLFNLFTKLGYHVGLLSTVQNQIGDRIVPATHTTPDPISLNALLREMLDDGCDYCFMEVSSHAVVQQRIAGLRFAGGIFTNITHDHLDFHGTFANYIKAKKKFFDDLDRYAFALTNIDDKNGVVMLQNTFAHRKTYGLHQMADFKAKILESHLDGMLLQIDSQELWVKLVGHFNAYNLLAVYGAAILLEQETMKVLTALSEISGAEGRFETVRSNNGIVAIVDYAHTPDAVENVLETILDLRKQGQQVLTVLGCGGDRDKTKRPEMAEVAARLSDKVILTSDNPRSEDPVQIIRDMEAGLPAEKKKNVFSITDRREAIRAAVHLAQPGDVILVAGKGHEKYQEIKGVKNHFDDREELENIFNEIN
- the mraY gene encoding phospho-N-acetylmuramoyl-pentapeptide-transferase, translating into MLYYLFTWLNEHVHIPGAGLFQYISFRTAMAVIVSLIITTVFGSRLIRLLHQKQVGETIRDLGLEGEKKKQGTPTMGGLIIIAGILIPTLLFAKLDNIYVILMIITTVWMGAIGFLDDYIKVFRKNKEGLAGRFKVIGQIGLGVLIAITMYFHPDIVVRQQVTNPTSSKPVEVVINPSTGEKIYAENVKSTKTNIPFYKNNEFDYAKVLDFLGVNNPWATFMVFLVVVVFIVTAVSNGANITDGIDGLATGTSAIMGITLAILAYVSGNIIFSDYLNIMYIPNSSELVIFAGAFIGACTGFLWYNAYPAQVFMGDTGSLAIGGIIAAFAILIRKELLIPVLCGVFLIENLSVILQVSYFKFTKKKYGEGRRIFLMSPLHHHYQKKGYHESKIVTRFVILSIILAILTIVTLKVR
- the murD gene encoding UDP-N-acetylmuramoyl-L-alanine--D-glutamate ligase, which encodes MSNIAHTYYPQSGRLVILGAGESGVGAAILGKDKGFDVFVSDMGQIADSYKQTLEKEQISFEEGKHSEELILNADLVVKSPGIPEKAPLIKQLRSLNKPLISEIEFAAQYTDAKLYCITGSNGKTTTTMLTYSLLKEGGVDVGLAGNIGNSFALQVARDPHACYVLEISSFMLDDMYHFRADVAVILNITPDHLDRYEYKMENYVASKFRMLQNQRETDYFIYCLDDPETVAALDKHPTKAIHLPFTQEQALTQGAFVDADNTLNILVPNREVFTMNIEELSLQGKHNVYNNSAAGLIAKVQELRNQSMKESMGSFVNIEHRLEHVASVGGVNYINDSKATNVNSVWYALESFSTDIVLIMGGVDKGNDYDMLRDLVKSKVKAIICIGKDTGRIHEAFEDDTEVIVNSASMSDAVQIASHLAKKGDTVLLSPACASFDWFKNYEERGDKFKEAVMAL